Proteins encoded together in one Terriglobus saanensis SP1PR4 window:
- a CDS encoding SDR family oxidoreductase, whose protein sequence is MPSLKDKTALVTGASRGLGAAIATALAEQGARVAVNYFASEGRAEQLCWDLNSRGLTTKAFKADVRDESQIAAMVREVEKSFGHIDILVPNATGHQPFLSIEEQTWQSHLDQLEFFVKSPLLLLQSVLAGMKERCFGRVIQIGSEVVELGNPRFANYVAAKGAQLAATRSWARELAPFGITVNLVAPGWIPTDRSVGATAEEKQAYIDRVPMQHMGTPEDVGRTVAFLASAGAEFITGQKIAVNGGNTLE, encoded by the coding sequence GTGCCTAGCCTAAAAGATAAAACCGCCCTGGTAACCGGAGCCTCACGTGGCCTCGGTGCCGCCATTGCCACCGCGCTCGCCGAACAGGGTGCGCGGGTGGCCGTAAACTACTTTGCCAGCGAAGGCCGTGCTGAGCAACTCTGCTGGGACCTGAACAGCCGTGGCCTGACCACAAAGGCGTTTAAGGCAGATGTTCGTGACGAAAGTCAGATTGCCGCCATGGTTCGAGAGGTAGAGAAGTCCTTTGGGCATATCGACATCCTCGTGCCGAACGCTACCGGTCACCAGCCGTTTCTTTCGATTGAAGAGCAGACCTGGCAGTCCCATCTGGATCAACTTGAGTTCTTCGTGAAATCGCCCCTGCTGCTGCTCCAGAGCGTTCTTGCCGGGATGAAGGAGCGCTGCTTTGGGCGTGTGATTCAGATTGGCAGCGAGGTCGTCGAGCTGGGCAATCCGCGCTTTGCAAATTATGTCGCGGCCAAAGGCGCGCAGCTTGCCGCAACGCGCTCCTGGGCGCGGGAGCTGGCTCCGTTCGGGATCACGGTAAATCTTGTCGCTCCGGGATGGATTCCTACGGACCGGTCTGTCGGCGCGACGGCGGAGGAGAAGCAAGCCTACATCGATCGTGTTCCCATGCAGCACATGGGAACACCCGAAGATGTGGGGCGTACCGTTGCTTTTCTGGCTTCTGCGGGTGCGGAATTTATTACCGGGCAGAAGATCGCGGTGAACGGTGGAAACACTCTCGAATAG
- a CDS encoding REP-associated tyrosine transposase, with product MTRGLKRYQTSGHDHFLTFNCYGRRPYLSSDSACSLFEDALERMRIRYAFQVYGYVVMPEHVHLLVDEPKNGTLDEAIKGIKLSVTLRSRQRPFWLPRYHDFNIFTVTKFREKLRYLHRNPVVRGLVSEPEEWGASSYLHYLNGVRGRVEISSDWV from the coding sequence ATGACGCGGGGGTTGAAGAGATATCAGACAAGTGGCCACGATCATTTTCTGACTTTTAACTGTTATGGGCGGCGGCCCTACCTTAGCTCCGACTCTGCTTGTTCTCTTTTCGAAGATGCGCTGGAGAGAATGCGTATTCGCTATGCATTTCAGGTGTACGGGTACGTGGTGATGCCAGAGCACGTCCATCTCCTGGTCGACGAGCCGAAGAATGGGACACTCGATGAAGCGATCAAGGGGATCAAACTCTCCGTAACGTTGCGGAGTAGGCAGAGGCCTTTCTGGCTGCCGCGATATCACGACTTCAATATCTTCACGGTTACGAAGTTTCGGGAGAAGTTACGATACCTCCATCGAAATCCTGTAGTGCGTGGGTTGGTCTCTGAACCTGAAGAATGGGGCGCTTCGAGCTATCTTCACTACCTAAATGGCGTCAGAGGTCGGGTAGAGATTTCTTCGGATTGGGTTTGA
- a CDS encoding DUF6979 family protein yields the protein MANRYGEAALIAAHPDKHHPKATPLDRWNTATKQLYPTSPTQQKKGGPRGAFLGLCEEGLVKGFIPGSYSAQRIHKDYAVRAVRLLLDGAPASVTGLWREVADNPETPHTSQMDVVLALWKNDRIQKPA from the coding sequence ATGGCAAACAGATACGGCGAAGCCGCCCTCATCGCCGCGCACCCGGACAAACATCATCCCAAGGCGACGCCGCTCGACCGCTGGAATACGGCAACCAAGCAGCTCTATCCCACCAGCCCCACGCAGCAGAAAAAGGGCGGACCTCGCGGAGCCTTTCTTGGCCTGTGTGAAGAAGGCCTGGTCAAGGGCTTCATCCCCGGCAGCTACTCTGCGCAGCGCATTCATAAGGACTATGCCGTTCGCGCGGTCCGTCTTCTGCTCGACGGCGCACCGGCTTCAGTTACAGGTCTCTGGCGCGAGGTCGCAGACAATCCGGAGACGCCCCACACCAGCCAGATGGATGTCGTTCTCGCACTTTGGAAAAACGATCGCATCCAGAAACCGGCTTAG
- a CDS encoding response regulator — protein MPVPTNAASRTRLLIADDERLIADTLALIFLKEGYETLAVYSGEAILEELEGFQPDLLLSDVVMTGITGVQAALAMQKTRPSCKILLLSGQADTGDLFRESRVQGLHFELIGKPVDPCVLVAKLKEMRPAC, from the coding sequence ATGCCCGTCCCAACGAACGCCGCATCCAGAACACGCCTTCTGATCGCCGACGACGAGCGCCTGATTGCGGACACGCTCGCACTCATCTTTCTCAAAGAAGGCTATGAGACCCTCGCCGTCTACAGCGGCGAAGCCATTCTGGAAGAGCTCGAAGGCTTCCAGCCCGACCTGCTGCTCAGCGACGTCGTCATGACGGGTATCACGGGAGTACAGGCGGCCCTGGCCATGCAAAAGACCCGTCCCAGCTGTAAGATCCTCCTGCTCTCCGGCCAGGCCGACACCGGCGACCTCTTTCGCGAGAGCCGCGTGCAGGGCCTGCACTTCGAGCTGATTGGAAAACCAGTGGACCCGTGCGTTCTGGTGGCCAAGCTGAAAGAGATGAGACCGGCCTGCTAA
- the cfa gene encoding cyclopropane fatty acyl phospholipid synthase, whose protein sequence is MGKRRPSAGFDHSRLHRINPSSMELIRETAWASGALGIFPFPVCFALYVVVFWEGKFMASSPGIHALSHSPESRGFAKRKIDAWLESAGVSANGNQPWDPQVIDDRFYNRVLLKGSLGLGESYMEGWWECEALDEFFCRVLTAGLLDRTSLNFATLLNGITARLFNLQTAKRAWKVGETHYDVGNDLYKRMLDSRLVYTCAYWQNATTLDEAQEAKLDLVCRKIGLQNSDHILDIGCGWGSFAKFAASRYGAFVDGVTISREQVELGNILCREYPVNLKLMDYRNVDTVYDHIVSLGMFEHVGNKNYRTFFQKASQCLKDDGLFLLHTIGSGTTSNIVEPWIMKHIFPNGMIPSMAQIGKGIEGLFVIEDVHNFGADYDRTLMQWFENFDSTWSEIKKNYPDNFYRKWKYYLLSSAGAFRSRHLHLWQIVLSKRGVRNGYARPR, encoded by the coding sequence ATGGGCAAACGCCGACCATCTGCGGGTTTTGATCACAGCCGGTTGCACCGCATAAATCCTTCCTCGATGGAACTCATTCGGGAGACTGCCTGGGCGTCTGGCGCATTGGGAATTTTCCCTTTCCCGGTTTGTTTTGCTCTGTACGTAGTGGTCTTCTGGGAAGGAAAATTCATGGCATCATCTCCAGGCATTCATGCTCTTTCTCACAGCCCGGAATCTCGCGGATTTGCAAAAAGAAAGATCGATGCATGGCTTGAATCTGCGGGAGTCTCGGCCAACGGCAATCAACCATGGGATCCGCAGGTGATCGATGACCGGTTTTATAACCGTGTGCTTCTGAAGGGCTCACTCGGTCTCGGTGAGTCTTACATGGAAGGATGGTGGGAATGCGAAGCACTCGACGAATTCTTCTGTAGGGTGCTCACCGCAGGACTTCTAGATCGAACAAGTTTAAACTTCGCGACCTTATTGAATGGGATCACCGCCCGCCTCTTCAACCTACAGACCGCGAAGAGAGCATGGAAGGTCGGCGAAACCCATTACGATGTGGGGAACGACCTCTACAAGCGCATGCTCGATTCGCGTCTGGTCTATACGTGTGCTTATTGGCAAAATGCAACGACCCTCGATGAGGCACAAGAGGCCAAGCTGGATCTTGTCTGCAGAAAGATAGGGCTTCAGAACTCCGACCATATCCTTGATATTGGTTGTGGATGGGGTAGCTTTGCCAAATTTGCTGCCAGTAGATATGGCGCTTTCGTGGACGGCGTCACCATATCCAGGGAACAGGTTGAGCTTGGAAACATTTTATGTCGGGAATACCCCGTCAATCTGAAACTGATGGACTACCGAAACGTGGACACGGTCTACGATCACATCGTGTCCCTCGGCATGTTCGAGCATGTTGGCAATAAAAATTACCGTACCTTTTTCCAGAAGGCCTCACAGTGTCTCAAGGACGATGGCCTCTTCCTACTCCATACAATAGGTTCGGGAACGACATCGAACATCGTTGAACCATGGATCATGAAGCATATCTTCCCAAACGGGATGATTCCCTCCATGGCGCAAATCGGAAAAGGAATCGAAGGCCTGTTCGTCATCGAAGACGTCCACAACTTCGGAGCGGATTACGACAGGACACTGATGCAATGGTTCGAAAACTTCGATAGCACTTGGTCCGAGATCAAAAAGAACTACCCCGATAACTTCTACCGGAAATGGAAGTACTATCTATTGTCCAGCGCTGGCGCATTCCGATCCAGGCATCTCCACCTCTGGCAGATCGTCTTGTCGAAACGTGGTGTTCGGAACGGGTACGCGCGGCCACGATAG
- a CDS encoding NIPSNAP family protein has protein sequence MMRRKFLASSLAAASAAALPRESSAQPAAGREYYDLRKYTLQSGPQTKLAADYFEKALIPALNRLGINPVGAFSVDVGPETPTIYLLLPCKNVQTLITAELALAKDEVFVKAAAPFWAAPAAAPAFKRVESSLFAAFEGYSVLTPPAKGKRIFQLRTYESPSNAAHIAKVKMFHSGEFEIFARAGCGQVFYGDALIGPNIPNLTYMLTFPDLATLQSCWKAFSADPEWKKLSADQRFAYESIVSNITNLYLNPTSYSQI, from the coding sequence ATGATGCGTCGTAAATTTCTTGCCTCTTCGCTCGCCGCAGCCTCGGCTGCTGCTCTCCCTCGGGAATCTTCCGCGCAGCCTGCTGCGGGCCGTGAATACTACGATCTGCGCAAGTACACTTTGCAGAGTGGGCCGCAGACCAAGCTTGCTGCGGACTACTTTGAGAAGGCGCTGATCCCGGCGCTCAATCGCCTCGGCATTAATCCCGTGGGTGCCTTCAGCGTTGACGTTGGGCCCGAGACACCTACGATCTATCTGCTGCTGCCGTGTAAGAACGTACAGACGCTCATTACGGCAGAGCTCGCTCTGGCGAAGGATGAAGTCTTTGTAAAAGCCGCCGCGCCTTTCTGGGCAGCGCCTGCCGCGGCACCCGCGTTCAAACGTGTGGAGTCATCCCTCTTTGCTGCGTTCGAAGGCTATTCTGTCCTGACGCCGCCAGCGAAGGGCAAGCGCATCTTCCAGCTACGCACTTATGAATCGCCTTCGAACGCGGCACATATCGCGAAGGTCAAGATGTTTCACTCGGGCGAGTTTGAGATCTTTGCGCGCGCGGGCTGCGGCCAGGTCTTCTATGGCGACGCGCTTATCGGCCCCAACATACCCAACCTTACCTACATGCTTACCTTCCCCGATCTGGCTACATTGCAGAGCTGCTGGAAGGCGTTCAGTGCCGATCCTGAGTGGAAGAAGCTGAGCGCGGATCAGCGCTTTGCGTATGAGTCCATCGTCTCCAACATTACGAATCTGTATCTCAACCCAACGAGTTATTCGCAGATTTGA
- a CDS encoding DUF4136 domain-containing protein has product MKKIVSLVIAAVFAVSAGAVAQDVRTDYEHSAHFEHYRTFCIVRLHASNQLVEGRLRDALTRDLTQHGLQPAAADGTCDLTVTAIGNVHNQQEYSTFYDGLGGGFGWRGRGWGGAGGQSTTIVEQIPVGTLIVDLFDSQSKQLVFRGTAQSELSKNPDKNTDKLYKAVDKMFKKFPPKQG; this is encoded by the coding sequence ATGAAAAAGATCGTTTCCTTGGTTATCGCTGCTGTATTTGCTGTCTCCGCAGGTGCAGTTGCGCAAGACGTCCGCACGGACTACGAGCACAGTGCACACTTCGAACACTACCGTACGTTCTGCATCGTCCGTTTGCACGCATCGAACCAGCTCGTGGAAGGACGCCTGCGCGACGCGTTGACACGCGACCTGACGCAGCATGGGTTGCAGCCTGCCGCTGCAGATGGAACCTGCGATCTCACCGTCACAGCCATCGGCAACGTCCACAACCAGCAGGAGTATTCGACCTTCTACGATGGTCTTGGTGGCGGCTTCGGCTGGCGCGGTCGCGGTTGGGGAGGCGCTGGCGGACAGTCGACCACTATAGTGGAGCAGATCCCCGTGGGCACGCTGATCGTCGATCTCTTCGATTCGCAGTCCAAACAACTCGTCTTCCGTGGGACCGCACAGTCGGAGCTTTCGAAGAATCCAGACAAGAACACGGACAAGCTCTACAAAGCTGTCGACAAGATGTTCAAGAAATTTCCCCCGAAACAGGGATAA
- a CDS encoding glycoside hydrolase family 18 protein, with product MKIRTSLLPLLAGLLAVPCVRAQRTSSSQIIGYVFSRGQALNANDIAAKKLTRIHYAFIDTRDGALAEPTPMQASDLATLVSLKKINPALTIVVSTGGFARSEDFSDIALTPASRAKFVASCLHLVEAQKLDGIDIDWEYPAFPRPSGRFRAADKQNYTLLLRYLRMAFDTAGRRLHKHLVTSTATNGNRFFINSTELAQVAKYVDTIALMGYDYYDRSDPTTGNHSPLFTDPADPKKLSDDQSVRDYLAAGVPPEKIVLGVPFYGHGWTGVPPANHGLFQPVPKNKMFDVLYTEIAKEKLAPGSGFTRYWNAASAVPYLYNPATQTFITYDDPESMKRKCAYVREKHLSGIMFWAYNGDPDNVLLDAINAGLHATPKGK from the coding sequence ATGAAAATCCGCACCTCCCTGCTCCCGTTGCTTGCTGGTCTTCTCGCTGTTCCCTGCGTCCGGGCCCAGAGAACTTCTTCTTCACAGATCATCGGGTACGTCTTCTCGCGCGGACAGGCGCTTAACGCGAACGACATTGCGGCAAAGAAGCTGACCCGGATTCACTACGCCTTCATCGACACCAGGGACGGCGCGCTGGCCGAACCGACACCGATGCAGGCCAGCGATCTGGCAACGCTGGTCTCGCTGAAAAAGATCAACCCTGCATTGACCATCGTAGTGTCCACAGGAGGCTTCGCGCGCTCGGAGGACTTCTCGGACATCGCCCTGACGCCAGCCTCGCGGGCTAAGTTCGTCGCAAGCTGCCTGCATCTGGTCGAAGCTCAAAAGCTCGATGGCATCGACATCGATTGGGAGTACCCGGCGTTCCCGCGCCCAAGCGGACGCTTCCGCGCAGCGGACAAGCAGAATTACACACTGCTTCTGCGCTACCTGCGCATGGCATTCGACACTGCAGGCAGACGTCTGCACAAGCACCTCGTCACCTCAACCGCGACCAACGGAAACAGATTCTTCATCAACAGCACGGAGCTGGCGCAGGTCGCAAAATATGTCGACACCATCGCCCTGATGGGCTACGACTACTACGATCGCAGTGACCCGACGACCGGCAATCACTCGCCACTCTTCACCGATCCCGCCGATCCGAAGAAGCTCTCCGACGATCAGTCGGTGCGCGACTATCTTGCCGCGGGCGTCCCTCCCGAGAAGATCGTTCTCGGCGTTCCCTTCTACGGTCACGGCTGGACCGGTGTTCCGCCTGCGAACCACGGTCTGTTTCAGCCAGTGCCGAAGAACAAAATGTTCGACGTGCTCTATACAGAAATTGCCAAAGAGAAGCTTGCACCGGGATCGGGCTTCACGCGCTACTGGAACGCGGCCTCCGCCGTGCCCTATCTCTACAACCCTGCGACACAGACCTTCATTACCTATGACGATCCTGAGTCCATGAAGCGCAAGTGCGCCTATGTGCGCGAGAAGCACCTGAGTGGCATCATGTTCTGGGCCTACAATGGCGATCCTGACAACGTTCTTCTGGACGCGATTAACGCGGGCCTGCACGCAACACCAAAAGGGAAATAG
- a CDS encoding DUF5009 domain-containing protein gives MATSAGPHPLAPQRILSLDIFRGLNIALMIFVNELAEIKGLPWWTYHAPGKVDVMTYVDMVFPGFLFILGMAIPLALNARIRKGDSPATLLGYIALRSAALLVLGIILENGGRGDPALMHGLGRYIWGLLALFAAILIWLVYPKTTDRLRCNLYRGLRTAGFVLLVGLAILYRHTARDGGVGWFSYGYPEILGLIGYTYFSVSLLYLTTRRWLWAPAVWFVAMTVFCIASTAHWIHLDLPWYKFPIVNGSMASIAFAGITLTTIFFLEPRFATFRQKAIPALVFAVVTLIVARLLHPLGISKIRATPTWCLYTIGACILLFTLLYYVCDVKRYSKWAFFVKSAGSNTLLTYLLPDIWFYILAATGVTWFGTHFVYGWQGVVRAFVFTAVMLLVSELLTRMKLRLQL, from the coding sequence ATGGCAACCTCTGCTGGACCACATCCACTCGCGCCGCAACGGATTCTTTCGCTGGATATCTTTCGCGGCCTGAACATCGCGCTGATGATCTTTGTGAACGAACTAGCCGAAATAAAAGGCCTGCCCTGGTGGACGTACCACGCCCCCGGCAAAGTCGACGTGATGACCTACGTCGACATGGTCTTTCCTGGCTTTCTCTTCATCCTCGGCATGGCGATCCCGCTGGCGCTCAATGCGCGCATCCGCAAAGGAGACAGTCCGGCCACGCTGCTGGGATACATTGCGCTGCGCTCGGCGGCACTGCTTGTGCTGGGAATCATTCTTGAGAACGGCGGGCGCGGCGATCCGGCACTTATGCACGGACTGGGCCGATATATCTGGGGGCTGCTGGCCCTCTTCGCCGCGATCCTGATCTGGCTGGTCTATCCAAAGACAACCGATAGGCTCCGCTGCAACCTCTATCGCGGCTTGCGCACTGCGGGATTCGTTCTGCTTGTCGGGCTGGCGATTCTTTATCGCCACACAGCGCGCGATGGCGGCGTAGGCTGGTTCTCTTATGGCTATCCAGAGATCCTCGGCCTGATCGGTTACACGTATTTCTCCGTGTCGCTGCTCTACCTGACAACGCGCCGATGGTTGTGGGCGCCTGCGGTCTGGTTCGTGGCGATGACGGTGTTCTGCATCGCCAGCACGGCGCATTGGATCCACCTTGATCTGCCCTGGTACAAGTTTCCCATCGTCAATGGATCGATGGCCTCGATTGCCTTCGCAGGCATCACCCTCACCACGATCTTCTTCCTGGAACCGAGGTTCGCGACGTTCCGACAGAAGGCTATACCTGCCCTGGTCTTCGCTGTCGTCACACTGATCGTCGCGCGCCTGCTGCATCCGCTCGGTATCTCGAAGATCCGCGCGACGCCAACGTGGTGCCTGTACACCATCGGCGCGTGCATCCTTCTCTTCACACTGCTGTATTACGTCTGCGACGTGAAGCGATACAGCAAGTGGGCGTTCTTCGTGAAGTCCGCCGGCTCGAACACGCTGCTGACCTATCTGCTCCCAGACATCTGGTTCTACATTTTGGCCGCGACGGGCGTCACGTGGTTCGGCACGCACTTCGTGTATGGGTGGCAGGGCGTGGTACGGGCGTTTGTCTTCACGGCGGTGATGCTGTTGGTGTCTGAGCTACTGACGCGGATGAAACTGCGCCTGCAGCTCTAA
- a CDS encoding energy transducer TonB, with the protein MRRFGILAVLLLTSALQAQDTPTNPAHVPGGVVGGLLVSKVNPVYPQEARRGHILGTVVMHAIISKTGDVEDLTVLSGPEELRQPSLDAVRQWKYRPYLLNGQPTEIDTTITVNFQINNKPKDGSQI; encoded by the coding sequence ATGCGACGGTTTGGAATACTGGCAGTGCTGCTTCTGACGTCTGCGTTACAGGCGCAGGATACTCCGACGAACCCCGCGCACGTCCCAGGCGGTGTGGTGGGAGGGTTACTCGTTTCGAAGGTGAATCCGGTATATCCGCAGGAAGCGAGACGGGGCCATATCCTCGGCACGGTGGTCATGCACGCCATCATTAGTAAGACCGGGGACGTCGAAGACCTGACGGTCCTCTCCGGACCGGAGGAACTGCGACAGCCTTCCCTCGACGCCGTACGACAGTGGAAGTACAGACCGTATCTGCTCAACGGCCAGCCGACTGAGATCGATACGACGATTACAGTGAACTTCCAGATAAATAACAAACCGAAAGACGGATCGCAGATCTAG